One region of Neisseria mucosa genomic DNA includes:
- the hpaR gene encoding homoprotocatechuate degradation operon regulator HpaR, which yields MPNQSKHASINIGLIQAREALMTQFRPILNQANITDQQWRIIRLLAENGTLDFQDLANQACILRPSLTGILTRLEKAGLVVRLKPSNDQRRVYLKLTNEGEKLFESIGAQVDERYDAIEQVLSKEKMLELKELLTALSKIEQHLK from the coding sequence ATGCCCAACCAATCCAAACATGCGTCTATTAACATCGGCCTGATTCAAGCGCGGGAAGCGTTGATGACCCAATTCCGTCCTATTCTGAACCAAGCCAATATCACCGACCAGCAATGGCGAATCATCCGCCTGCTTGCCGAAAACGGCACATTGGACTTTCAAGACCTTGCCAATCAAGCATGCATCCTGCGCCCCAGCCTGACCGGCATTTTGACCCGCTTGGAAAAAGCAGGCCTCGTCGTGCGTCTGAAGCCGTCCAACGACCAACGCCGCGTCTATTTGAAGCTGACAAACGAAGGAGAAAAACTTTTCGAATCCATCGGCGCGCAAGTGGACGAACGTTACGATGCCATTGAGCAAGTGCTTTCCAAAGAAAAAATGCTCGAACTCAAAGAGCTGCTGACGGCGCTGTCGAAAATTGAACAGCACCTGAAATAA